Proteins found in one Lysinibacillus fusiformis genomic segment:
- a CDS encoding aldehyde dehydrogenase, whose protein sequence is MNFTSQDVENMITAQRQFYFSRATKSVKFRKEQLKKLKTSILKYEKEILNALHLDLRKSEFEAYATEIGIVLDSISYMVKHVEEWMEPEAVKTPIQYQMGKSFIVREPYGVTLIIGPFNYPFQLVMEPLIGAIVGGNTAIVKPSETSVHTASIVKKIIEETFPSSYVRVVEGEKEEVTALIHASFDYIFFTGSVAVGKVVAKAAAERLTPVALELGGKSPAIVDQTANLEVAAKRIVWGKFTNTGQTCVAPDYLLVHKDVYDRFMKILKETIRSFYGKNPLKSPDYGRIVNLKQFDRLQQIIVEERDAITYGGRMDRDDLYIEPTIVEYVKWTSPSMQEELFGPILPVMMYNDLPLAIHQIRQLPKPLAAYFFSEHEKAMQYFLEELPFGGGCINDTITHVGNLHLPFGGVGPSGVKAYHGKASFENFTHPKSILKKSSKLETNVLFPPYKQKVKIVRSIMK, encoded by the coding sequence ATGAATTTTACGTCACAAGATGTGGAAAATATGATTACAGCGCAACGTCAATTTTATTTTTCACGCGCAACAAAAAGTGTGAAATTTAGAAAAGAGCAATTAAAGAAATTAAAAACTTCAATTTTGAAATATGAGAAAGAAATATTGAATGCGCTTCACTTAGACCTTCGTAAAAGCGAATTTGAAGCATATGCGACAGAAATTGGCATTGTATTAGATAGTATTTCATATATGGTAAAGCATGTGGAAGAATGGATGGAACCAGAAGCAGTCAAAACGCCGATACAATATCAAATGGGCAAGAGCTTCATTGTACGTGAGCCGTATGGAGTTACATTAATAATTGGGCCTTTTAATTATCCATTCCAACTTGTAATGGAGCCTCTAATTGGTGCCATTGTTGGAGGCAACACAGCAATCGTCAAACCGTCAGAAACATCTGTACACACAGCATCCATTGTGAAAAAAATCATTGAGGAAACGTTTCCCTCTTCCTACGTACGTGTTGTTGAAGGTGAAAAGGAAGAGGTTACGGCACTTATTCATGCTTCCTTCGACTACATCTTTTTTACAGGTAGTGTAGCCGTTGGTAAAGTAGTAGCAAAAGCTGCTGCAGAACGTTTGACACCAGTTGCTTTAGAGCTTGGTGGTAAAAGTCCAGCGATTGTCGATCAAACAGCAAATCTAGAAGTAGCGGCAAAGCGTATTGTATGGGGTAAATTTACAAATACTGGACAAACATGTGTGGCCCCCGATTATTTACTTGTCCACAAAGATGTTTATGACCGATTTATGAAAATTTTAAAAGAAACGATTCGTTCGTTTTACGGCAAAAATCCTTTGAAAAGCCCTGATTACGGTCGTATTGTGAATTTGAAACAATTCGATCGTTTACAGCAAATAATCGTGGAAGAACGTGATGCCATTACATATGGTGGACGAATGGATCGAGATGATTTATATATTGAACCTACAATCGTCGAATATGTAAAATGGACAAGTCCTTCGATGCAGGAAGAACTGTTCGGTCCTATCTTACCTGTTATGATGTATAATGATTTGCCACTTGCCATTCATCAAATTCGCCAATTACCGAAGCCTTTAGCGGCATATTTCTTCTCAGAACATGAAAAAGCAATGCAATACTTTTTAGAAGAATTACCATTTGGTGGAGGCTGTATTAATGATACCATCACACATGTTGGGAATTTACATTTACCATTCGGTGGTGTAGGTCCATCTGGCGTGAAAGCATACCATGGCAAAGCGAGCTTTGAAAACTTTACACACCCCAAATCTATTTTAAAGAAATCTTCCAAACTGGAGACAAATGTGCTGTTCCCACCATATAAACAAAAAGTGAAAATTGTGCGTTCAATTATGAAATAG
- a CDS encoding UDP-N-acetylmuramoyl-L-alanyl-D-glutamate--2,6-diaminopimelate ligase: MYAEELLSALPLKKIIGVLPDQVSDIVVDSRSVQPNSMFVCIKGYTVDGHDYAQKAVDGGATIVVTERELPLGETIAQVIVQDTDRAVGLLAAKFFDYPSKDITMIGVTGTNGKTSVTGIIQNIMHGMGEKSALSGTIGFNLNGILYESANTTSDALSTQQMIFRAKMEGCRLMTMEVSSHGLALGRLAGVDYDIAIFTNLTHDHLDFHGTMEEYGHAKGLLFSQLGQDLEKNKFVVLNADDAWSERYAAMTPFPVWTYGLKNEKADFRAINCEYHDYMTSFDVEMPEGIYRVKMNLLGEFNIYNVLAAMIAFYGRGYSMESIIEQIEQLPPVKGRMEKVCSDLPVQIFIDYAHTPDAIEKAIEAAQPYKKGKLIFLVGTGGNRDKSKRPAMAEKASAAEYVILTTDDPRYEDYASITGDLAKGMLHDNYACIGDRAEAVRHAIEIAEPGDMIIFAGKGHEDYQIIENTKFPHSDAEIAIEAGRLKFV, from the coding sequence ATGTATGCAGAGGAATTGTTAAGCGCATTACCTTTGAAAAAAATAATTGGCGTGCTGCCAGATCAGGTTAGCGATATCGTAGTAGATTCAAGAAGTGTGCAACCAAATAGCATGTTTGTTTGTATCAAAGGTTATACAGTAGATGGGCATGATTATGCGCAAAAGGCTGTAGATGGCGGCGCAACAATTGTTGTAACGGAGCGTGAATTACCGCTAGGAGAAACGATTGCACAAGTGATTGTGCAAGATACAGATCGCGCAGTAGGTTTACTAGCTGCAAAGTTCTTTGATTATCCTTCTAAGGACATAACGATGATTGGTGTAACTGGAACGAATGGTAAAACATCCGTAACAGGAATTATCCAAAATATAATGCATGGTATGGGCGAAAAATCGGCCTTATCCGGCACAATTGGCTTTAATTTAAATGGTATTTTATATGAATCAGCCAATACAACGAGTGATGCGTTATCGACACAACAAATGATTTTCCGAGCAAAAATGGAAGGCTGTCGTTTAATGACAATGGAAGTTTCATCACATGGGTTAGCACTTGGGCGTTTAGCAGGTGTTGATTATGATATCGCTATTTTTACGAATCTAACGCATGATCACCTTGATTTCCATGGTACGATGGAGGAATACGGCCATGCAAAAGGCTTATTATTCTCCCAACTTGGACAAGATTTAGAAAAAAATAAATTTGTTGTGTTGAATGCTGACGATGCTTGGTCAGAGCGGTATGCCGCCATGACACCATTTCCAGTGTGGACATATGGTTTAAAAAATGAAAAGGCTGATTTCCGTGCCATTAACTGTGAGTATCACGATTATATGACATCTTTTGACGTGGAAATGCCCGAAGGAATTTATCGCGTAAAAATGAATTTACTTGGGGAATTTAACATTTATAATGTATTGGCAGCCATGATTGCGTTTTATGGTCGTGGCTATTCAATGGAGTCTATTATTGAGCAAATTGAGCAACTACCACCAGTTAAAGGTCGTATGGAGAAAGTATGTTCAGATCTACCTGTACAAATTTTTATTGATTATGCGCATACGCCAGATGCTATTGAAAAGGCGATTGAAGCTGCACAACCTTATAAAAAGGGCAAGCTTATTTTCTTAGTTGGAACAGGGGGTAATCGAGATAAATCGAAGCGTCCTGCCATGGCTGAGAAAGCGTCAGCTGCGGAATATGTCATTTTGACAACAGATGACCCACGCTATGAAGACTATGCTAGTATTACAGGCGACCTTGCCAAAGGTATGCTTCATGACAATTATGCTTGTATTGGGGATCGTGCAGAAGCAGTGCGCCATGCTATTGAAATTGCTGAACCTGGTGACATGATTATTTTTGCTGGTAAAGGGCATGAGGATTATCAAATTATCGAAAATACAAAATTCCCACATAGTGATGCAGAAATTGCGATAGAAGCTGGCCGATTAAAATTCGTATGA
- a CDS encoding peptide chain release factor 3 → MNSNLEKDILSRRTFAIISHPDAGKTTITEKLLLFGGAIRDAGTVKGKKTGKFATSDWMEIEKQRGISVTSSVMQFDYSGSRVNILDTPGHQDFSEDTYRTLMAVDSAVMVVDAAKGIEAQTLKLFKVCKMRGIPIFTFINKLDRQGKEPLELIEELEEVLGINAYPMNWPIGMGKEFLGIYDRYNKRIEQFRTDEAERFLPIDDNGELAVEHPMKVTSYYSQAMDDILLLDEAGNAYSEEKIRRGELTPVFFGSALTNFGVQTFLETYLQFAPTPQPRITEDEQFIDPVEHNEFSGFIFKIQANMNPAHRDRIAFVRIVSGKFERGMNMTLSRTGKSFKVTQSTQFLADDRETVDEAVAGDIIGLYDTGTYQIGDTVVGGKKTFQFEKLPQFTPELFVRVTAKNVMKSKQFHKGILQLVQEGAIQYYKTLHTEEVILGAVGQLQFEVFEHRMKNEYNVEVRMEPIGSKIARWIENEEDVKESMSSGRSMLVKDRFDNLVFLFENEFAMRWFADKNENIKLYSLL, encoded by the coding sequence ATGAATTCAAATTTAGAAAAAGATATACTATCGCGTCGTACTTTTGCCATTATCAGTCACCCTGATGCTGGGAAAACGACGATTACAGAAAAGCTTTTACTTTTTGGTGGTGCCATTCGTGATGCAGGTACAGTCAAAGGGAAAAAAACAGGTAAGTTTGCAACATCAGACTGGATGGAGATCGAAAAACAACGTGGGATTTCGGTTACTTCATCCGTCATGCAATTCGATTATAGCGGCTCTCGTGTGAATATTTTGGATACCCCTGGTCACCAAGATTTCTCAGAAGACACATATCGTACATTAATGGCTGTAGATAGTGCTGTCATGGTAGTGGATGCTGCCAAAGGGATCGAGGCTCAGACTTTAAAGCTATTTAAGGTTTGTAAAATGCGTGGCATTCCTATTTTTACATTTATTAATAAGTTAGACCGTCAAGGGAAAGAACCACTTGAGTTGATTGAAGAGCTTGAAGAGGTACTAGGTATCAACGCATATCCAATGAACTGGCCAATCGGTATGGGTAAAGAGTTCCTTGGTATTTATGATCGTTATAATAAACGCATTGAACAATTCCGTACAGATGAAGCTGAACGTTTCTTACCAATAGATGACAATGGAGAGCTTGCTGTGGAGCATCCAATGAAAGTGACTTCTTATTATTCACAAGCAATGGACGATATTCTCCTTCTAGATGAAGCTGGGAATGCGTATTCTGAGGAAAAAATTCGTCGTGGGGAATTAACACCTGTATTCTTTGGTTCAGCATTAACGAACTTTGGTGTTCAAACCTTCCTTGAAACATACTTACAATTTGCACCGACACCTCAGCCTAGAATTACTGAAGATGAGCAGTTCATTGATCCTGTGGAGCATAATGAGTTTTCAGGTTTTATTTTCAAAATTCAGGCCAATATGAATCCTGCCCACCGTGACCGTATTGCCTTTGTACGTATTGTTTCTGGTAAATTTGAGCGTGGAATGAATATGACATTATCTCGTACTGGGAAATCCTTTAAAGTTACGCAATCTACACAGTTCCTTGCAGATGATCGTGAAACAGTAGATGAAGCAGTTGCTGGAGATATTATTGGTTTATATGATACAGGAACATACCAAATTGGAGACACTGTTGTAGGTGGCAAGAAAACATTCCAATTTGAAAAATTACCACAGTTTACACCAGAATTATTCGTACGTGTAACAGCGAAGAACGTTATGAAATCAAAGCAATTCCATAAAGGGATTTTACAATTAGTACAAGAGGGTGCCATTCAATACTATAAAACGCTGCATACAGAAGAAGTTATCCTTGGAGCAGTTGGTCAATTACAATTTGAAGTATTTGAGCATCGTATGAAAAATGAATACAATGTGGAAGTAAGAATGGAGCCAATTGGTTCCAAAATCGCACGTTGGATTGAAAATGAAGAGGATGTTAAAGAGTCTATGTCCTCAGGTCGCTCCATGCTCGTGAAAGACCGTTTTGACAATCTTGTTTTCCTATTTGAAAATGAGTTTGCTATGCGATGGTTTGCCGATAAAAACGAAAACATTAAACTTTATAGCCTTCTATAA
- a CDS encoding efflux RND transporter permease subunit, which translates to MNISHFSIKRPVFTIVTMLFVIILGGVSLLKIPITLIPELNPPIGVVVTSYPGANPTEVNEKITKPLEATLATLPGIKKIQSTSQEGSNLIVLEFNWSTNMEVVQLDILQRIDMTPLPHDAGKPSFLKFDPSQFPIIQLSLRAENNQVDVRLLAEHLEKELLRTEGVASVNVSGKLIEEIQITLDEAKLVEKGLTQTDVMQIVQANNVSLPGEPVSTDDGKMLSTRIVSTLSSPESIADLIVSVNPLTGELLTVGDLATVERTEQQSLTTTRANEHPAVLMSVLQESGANTAEVSKEFQKALEALLKKEQYKGITADILVDQGNYVDLAISNIGSSLLLGGLFAMFILFVFLRSVKSPIIIGVAIPYSVIVTFVLMFFANFSLNIMTLGALALGIGMLVDNAIVVIENIERHLGLEKDPITAAKEGTKEVALAITASTLTTIAVFIPVMFIEGLIGQIFTEFALTISFSLIASLVVALTVVPMLASRLLKMKNSNFYVERSKSKFYRHYKNSIVWVLKHRMLILIFTVVCFSLSLFGLTRIGTEFLPPTDEGFTSISVNLEKGVAVSETEKIVKQIEERLKQEKDVDVYVSLIGGTQQSQARGQTSANQAEMYVKLVPLAERQRSIFEFVEELEQDIQGELGEQAEITFNVSTATGSSPHTLTLRLTDSDEQRLQQTVKKVQQELLAIQQVTNVSTDLDNTVQEIQIEVNREKAKDYGFVPAQIAQTVNQMTKGQLTSQLITEDGAVLPVYTGYGQTFNTSIDALKAMQLRSPAGLFVKLEEVATVSIQEGPVSIRRSDQAAAVAFFVDYETKESLGGISAKVDKALEHVNLPPTTQVVFSGDRELYDSAIDDMLLAVMLAIVLVYIVMAAQFESFKYPFVIMFTVPLMIIGVAIAMFATHTLIGVTSVIGILVLVGIVVNNGIVLVDYINQQKAMGMPAYEAILLASQDRLRPILMTALTTILGLLPLALGIGEGTEMNQPMGIAVIGGLVTSTLLTLYIVPIIYSLMDKETRKMR; encoded by the coding sequence ATGAATATTAGTCATTTTTCCATTAAAAGACCTGTCTTTACGATTGTTACTATGCTTTTTGTCATCATACTAGGTGGTGTCTCTTTATTAAAAATACCGATTACATTAATTCCAGAGTTAAATCCTCCTATTGGTGTGGTTGTCACCTCATATCCTGGGGCAAACCCGACGGAGGTAAATGAGAAGATAACGAAGCCATTAGAGGCTACACTTGCCACCTTACCTGGCATCAAGAAAATCCAATCAACCTCACAAGAAGGCTCCAATTTAATTGTGCTTGAGTTCAACTGGTCCACTAATATGGAAGTGGTCCAACTCGATATTTTACAGCGAATTGATATGACCCCACTGCCTCATGATGCTGGCAAGCCTAGTTTTCTAAAATTCGATCCGTCTCAATTTCCCATTATTCAGCTGTCTTTACGTGCGGAAAATAATCAAGTAGATGTACGTTTATTAGCTGAGCACTTAGAGAAAGAGCTGCTACGAACAGAGGGTGTTGCCAGTGTGAATGTTTCTGGCAAATTGATTGAAGAGATCCAAATAACATTAGACGAAGCAAAGTTAGTTGAAAAAGGCTTGACACAAACAGATGTGATGCAAATAGTTCAAGCGAATAATGTGTCGCTACCTGGTGAGCCTGTTTCAACAGATGATGGCAAAATGCTATCAACACGTATTGTGAGTACATTATCATCACCTGAAAGCATAGCCGATTTAATTGTTTCGGTGAACCCTTTAACGGGCGAATTGCTAACCGTTGGTGATCTTGCAACCGTCGAGAGGACAGAACAACAATCTCTTACAACAACACGTGCTAATGAGCATCCAGCAGTCCTTATGTCTGTTTTACAGGAATCTGGTGCAAATACGGCAGAGGTTTCGAAGGAGTTTCAGAAGGCCTTAGAGGCATTACTAAAAAAAGAACAGTATAAAGGAATCACAGCAGATATTCTTGTTGATCAAGGTAATTATGTAGATTTAGCAATTAGCAACATCGGCTCTTCCTTACTATTAGGTGGATTATTTGCGATGTTCATCCTATTTGTTTTTTTACGTAGTGTAAAGAGTCCGATCATCATTGGTGTTGCCATTCCTTATTCGGTTATTGTGACATTTGTGTTGATGTTTTTTGCGAATTTTTCCCTCAATATTATGACATTAGGAGCTTTAGCACTTGGGATTGGTATGCTTGTGGATAATGCCATAGTCGTTATTGAGAATATAGAAAGACACTTAGGATTAGAAAAGGACCCCATTACTGCAGCAAAGGAAGGAACAAAGGAAGTAGCCCTTGCGATTACAGCCTCCACTTTAACAACAATAGCAGTATTCATTCCTGTCATGTTCATCGAAGGATTGATTGGTCAAATTTTTACAGAGTTCGCCTTAACAATCTCGTTCAGCTTAATTGCATCTCTAGTAGTGGCGTTGACGGTCGTGCCGATGCTAGCAAGTCGACTTTTAAAAATGAAAAACAGTAATTTTTATGTAGAACGCAGTAAGTCCAAATTTTATCGGCATTACAAAAATTCAATTGTCTGGGTATTAAAGCATCGAATGCTCATACTAATTTTCACAGTAGTTTGCTTTAGTCTATCTTTATTTGGGCTGACTCGAATAGGTACTGAGTTTTTACCGCCTACCGATGAGGGATTCACTTCTATAAGTGTCAATCTTGAAAAAGGTGTTGCTGTATCGGAAACAGAAAAGATTGTTAAGCAAATTGAGGAACGTTTGAAACAGGAAAAAGATGTGGATGTTTATGTTAGTTTAATTGGCGGTACACAACAATCTCAGGCACGTGGACAAACTAGCGCCAACCAAGCTGAAATGTATGTAAAACTTGTGCCATTAGCAGAAAGGCAACGTTCCATTTTCGAATTTGTGGAAGAGCTAGAACAAGATATACAGGGAGAGCTTGGAGAGCAAGCAGAAATTACTTTTAATGTATCAACAGCTACAGGCTCGTCACCACACACCTTAACACTCCGCTTAACAGACTCCGATGAACAAAGGCTACAGCAGACTGTTAAGAAAGTGCAGCAGGAACTTCTAGCGATTCAGCAAGTCACAAATGTCTCTACAGATTTAGATAATACTGTTCAAGAGATTCAAATTGAGGTTAATCGAGAAAAAGCAAAAGACTACGGTTTTGTTCCAGCACAAATCGCTCAAACTGTGAATCAAATGACAAAAGGTCAATTAACGTCCCAATTAATTACTGAGGACGGCGCAGTATTACCCGTTTATACAGGCTATGGACAGACATTTAATACTAGTATAGATGCGCTAAAAGCTATGCAGCTTCGTTCGCCAGCAGGCTTATTTGTTAAATTAGAGGAAGTCGCTACTGTATCTATACAAGAGGGTCCCGTATCCATTCGTCGTTCCGATCAAGCAGCAGCAGTGGCCTTTTTTGTAGATTATGAAACAAAGGAATCGTTGGGAGGAATTTCTGCAAAAGTAGATAAAGCCTTAGAACATGTCAATTTGCCACCTACCACTCAAGTTGTGTTCAGTGGGGATCGAGAGCTTTATGATAGTGCAATCGATGATATGCTATTAGCAGTGATGCTAGCAATCGTACTTGTTTATATTGTGATGGCGGCTCAATTTGAGTCATTTAAATATCCATTTGTTATCATGTTTACTGTCCCATTAATGATCATTGGTGTGGCGATCGCTATGTTCGCAACACATACTTTAATTGGTGTGACCTCTGTTATTGGTATTTTAGTGCTTGTTGGAATTGTCGTGAATAACGGCATCGTACTTGTCGATTATATTAATCAGCAAAAGGCAATGGGTATGCCAGCTTATGAGGCAATTTTACTCGCTAGCCAAGATCGTCTACGTCCAATTTTAATGACAGCGTTAACGACTATTTTAGGGCTATTACCACTCGCACTTGGCATTGGAGAAGGAACAGAGATGAACCAACCAATGGGAATTGCTGTAATCGGAGGGCTTGTGACTTCAACATTACTAACGCTGTATATTGTACCGATTATCTACAGTTTAATGGATAAAGAAACAAGAAAGATGCGCTAG
- a CDS encoding SDR family oxidoreductase — protein sequence MKVHFFTGFPGFISSQLIRALFQKKQTQQVIAIVLTGEIIKAQKEKNKLIEEFPDCSIRIVEGDITLPNLGLDNQTLKEIVPQIEVLWHLAAIYDLAVPRDIAWKVNVHGTTMVNDFARTLPNLQRYMYFSTAYVAGIREGLLRENELIRPKAFKNHYEETKYEAELRVEDLKSELPLTIIRPGIVRGHSETGETIKFDGPYFFLNLVERLKSLPFIPYIGQSTSTINVVPVDYILNASTFLVNEQGAEGKTLHLTDPNPHPVQEVYRTMVKLVTNSYPKGRLPFILAKLSLQLPFIRKKLGVEQETLDYLTWNATFDTTEAHHILQKGGITCPDFIQTMPRMIEFYLAHKEDKSYQIQIK from the coding sequence ATGAAGGTTCATTTTTTTACTGGTTTTCCTGGTTTCATTTCGAGTCAACTAATTCGAGCATTATTCCAAAAGAAACAGACGCAACAAGTGATTGCAATCGTGTTGACAGGTGAAATCATCAAGGCACAAAAGGAAAAAAACAAACTGATAGAGGAGTTTCCTGACTGTTCGATTCGTATCGTGGAGGGCGATATTACACTACCAAATCTGGGATTAGACAATCAAACCCTCAAAGAAATTGTACCGCAAATCGAAGTGCTTTGGCATTTAGCCGCAATCTATGATTTAGCTGTGCCACGTGATATTGCGTGGAAAGTAAATGTTCATGGGACAACAATGGTGAATGATTTTGCCCGCACCTTACCAAATTTACAACGCTATATGTATTTTAGTACTGCCTATGTGGCTGGTATACGAGAGGGACTACTGCGTGAAAATGAATTGATCCGACCTAAAGCATTTAAAAACCACTATGAGGAAACAAAGTATGAGGCTGAGCTTCGAGTAGAGGATTTAAAATCAGAATTGCCACTGACGATTATTAGACCTGGAATTGTGCGGGGGCATTCCGAAACGGGTGAAACCATTAAATTTGATGGTCCCTATTTCTTTTTAAACTTAGTGGAACGTTTAAAGAGTTTACCTTTTATTCCGTATATTGGTCAATCTACATCGACGATTAATGTAGTGCCAGTCGACTATATTTTAAATGCCTCTACTTTTCTGGTAAACGAGCAGGGTGCAGAAGGGAAGACACTTCATTTAACTGATCCAAATCCTCACCCTGTACAGGAAGTATACCGTACAATGGTGAAACTAGTTACGAACTCTTATCCAAAAGGACGTTTACCATTTATATTGGCGAAACTATCATTACAGCTTCCGTTTATTCGAAAAAAATTAGGTGTCGAACAAGAAACATTAGATTATTTAACATGGAATGCCACATTTGATACGACTGAAGCACATCATATTTTACAAAAGGGCGGTATTACATGCCCCGATTTTATACAGACGATGCCAAGAATGATTGAGTTTTATTTAGCACATAAAGAAGATAAGAGCTATCAAATTCAGATTAAGTAA
- a CDS encoding TerC family protein: MEAILLQYGWVLIVLVVLEGLLAADNAVVMAVMVKHLPQEQQKKALFYGLFGALIFRFSALFVITVLVNYWQIQAVGAAYLLFMSAKNIYDLRKHKDEEEEQTEKAGKKGSGFWLTVLKVEAADIAFAIDSMLAAVAIAVTLPHLGGFDIGGINGGQFIVMLLGGFIGVIMMRFAAQWFVKILNDYPSLETAAFLIVGWVGVKLVVLTLAHEKVGILPKEFPHSTAWELTFWIVLVGIAFAGYLVGVRNKK, encoded by the coding sequence ATGGAAGCAATTTTATTACAATATGGCTGGGTATTAATTGTCCTAGTTGTATTAGAGGGATTACTTGCAGCTGATAACGCGGTAGTAATGGCTGTTATGGTCAAGCATTTACCACAAGAGCAGCAAAAAAAGGCGTTATTTTATGGACTATTTGGGGCACTGATTTTCCGATTCTCCGCGCTGTTTGTTATTACGGTATTGGTAAATTATTGGCAAATACAAGCGGTCGGTGCTGCTTATCTATTGTTTATGTCTGCGAAAAATATATATGATTTGCGTAAACATAAGGATGAAGAAGAAGAACAAACTGAAAAAGCTGGAAAAAAGGGTTCTGGTTTCTGGTTAACCGTCCTAAAGGTAGAAGCGGCAGATATTGCTTTTGCTATTGATTCGATGCTTGCAGCCGTTGCAATTGCTGTAACTTTGCCACACTTAGGCGGATTTGATATTGGCGGTATCAATGGCGGGCAGTTTATTGTGATGCTCCTTGGTGGATTTATCGGCGTTATTATGATGCGTTTTGCAGCACAATGGTTTGTAAAAATATTAAATGATTATCCTTCACTTGAAACAGCGGCATTTCTAATCGTTGGCTGGGTAGGTGTGAAGCTGGTTGTCTTAACATTGGCTCATGAAAAGGTAGGGATATTACCTAAGGAATTTCCACATTCCACTGCATGGGAGTTAACCTTCTGGATTGTCCTAGTAGGTATTGCATTTGCAGGCTATTTAGTCGGTGTTCGAAATAAAAAATAA
- a CDS encoding TrkH family potassium uptake protein codes for MPWKKSSNKLVTPFQVLVSYYFIAIAISFLLLRLPGVHQEGVKVSFLDSLFTAVSAVSVTGLTTINISETYTTFGLIMILVILQLGAIGIMSLGTFVWLLVGKKIGMRERQLIMIDHNQYSVSGVVKLIREILKILFGIELAGTIILTLHFTNYFDTLEEAFLHGIFASISATTNGGFDITGMSLLPFHDDYFVQMVTMVLIVLGAIGFPVLIELKTFLLNRRENFRFSLFTKITTSTYAILFIVGALVILLLESFHSFKEMSWHEALFSAMFHSVSTRSAGLTTYDVTTFSEATDIFMSFLMFIGSSPSSVGGGIRTTTFALAILFLITFARGREDIQVFGREIHLIDVFRSFVVILLAFFMVLVATLILLITEPQASLIQIIFEITSAFGTCGMSLGITSDLSVIGKIIIIILMFIGRVGLISFLYTLGGGGRGKKSGFHYPKERVIIG; via the coding sequence GTGCCTTGGAAAAAATCATCAAATAAACTAGTCACACCATTTCAGGTACTTGTTTCTTATTATTTTATAGCGATAGCGATTTCCTTCCTGTTATTACGGCTTCCAGGCGTTCATCAAGAAGGTGTAAAAGTTTCTTTTTTAGATAGTTTGTTTACGGCAGTCAGTGCAGTAAGTGTCACGGGGTTAACGACGATTAATATTTCGGAAACTTATACGACCTTTGGGCTTATAATGATTCTTGTTATTTTACAGTTAGGCGCCATTGGTATTATGTCACTTGGTACCTTTGTGTGGTTGCTAGTTGGGAAAAAAATTGGCATGCGTGAGCGCCAGTTAATCATGATAGATCATAACCAGTACAGTGTCTCTGGTGTTGTTAAATTAATCCGCGAAATTTTAAAAATTTTATTTGGCATTGAATTAGCAGGTACGATTATTTTAACGCTACATTTTACCAATTACTTTGATACATTAGAAGAAGCCTTTTTACATGGAATTTTTGCTTCTATTTCTGCTACAACAAATGGTGGTTTCGATATTACGGGAATGAGCTTACTGCCATTCCATGATGATTATTTTGTACAAATGGTTACCATGGTACTGATCGTATTAGGAGCTATCGGCTTTCCAGTATTAATTGAATTGAAGACTTTCTTACTTAATCGACGCGAGAATTTTCGTTTTAGTTTGTTTACTAAAATTACTACTTCAACATACGCCATTTTATTTATAGTTGGTGCGCTTGTCATTTTACTCCTTGAATCTTTCCATTCTTTTAAGGAAATGTCTTGGCATGAAGCACTATTTTCAGCGATGTTCCATTCCGTATCAACAAGATCAGCTGGATTGACAACTTATGATGTCACGACATTTAGCGAAGCAACCGATATATTTATGAGCTTCCTGATGTTCATCGGTTCTTCACCAAGTTCAGTTGGTGGAGGGATTCGTACCACAACTTTTGCCTTGGCCATTTTATTCTTAATTACCTTTGCTAGGGGAAGAGAGGATATTCAAGTATTTGGTCGAGAAATTCATTTAATTGATGTTTTCCGGTCATTTGTCGTTATTTTATTAGCCTTTTTCATGGTGTTAGTTGCAACCCTTATCTTGCTTATAACAGAGCCACAAGCATCCCTTATTCAGATTATTTTTGAAATCACATCAGCGTTCGGTACATGTGGGATGTCGTTAGGAATAACATCCGATTTATCAGTGATTGGTAAAATCATTATCATTATTTTAATGTTTATTGGTCGAGTTGGATTAATTTCATTCCTTTACACACTTGGGGGTGGAGGAAGAGGTAAAAAATCAGGCTTCCACTATCCAAAAGAAAGAGTAATTATAGGGTAA